A genomic window from Candidatus Saccharibacteria bacterium includes:
- a CDS encoding D-alanyl-D-alanine carboxypeptidase, which produces MIRRHGGRSSTRKTWRLALWLIIVAALMAWLYMAASATHRLSATATTLDQPAVSAMKFTQPSRGAAAIGSLDDGMIAQYGARDPLPPASMAKTITVLVVLDKYPLAADEDGPTLTMNSADVERYNKTVAVGGSNLPVYAGQQLTLRSVLNAIMLESANNLADSLAIWAFGSMVNYHTAATTWLASHNLTETTIGPDASGLDPATTSSTGDLIKIAQLVLKNAALSQIVAQAKATFAGSRTMTNTNALLSDGFRGIKTGHTSEAGYCLMFAFDYTKGSQTKTIIGVVLGQTSSAARFAAAKALAESATSNLDYTKVVAKGDAVAYYNVPWVGKVEVETANDINALRWKDESIAPNLHLDQITAPKQAGDKVGTLTIDDQSVDLVLASDITEPHFIWRLGHPFATK; this is translated from the coding sequence ATGATCAGACGACACGGTGGAAGGTCATCAACCAGGAAAACCTGGCGTCTAGCGCTATGGCTCATTATTGTCGCGGCACTCATGGCATGGCTATACATGGCGGCTAGTGCGACGCATCGATTATCAGCAACTGCAACGACGCTGGATCAACCTGCTGTGTCGGCAATGAAATTCACCCAGCCGTCACGCGGCGCGGCGGCCATTGGTTCGCTCGACGACGGTATGATCGCCCAGTACGGCGCGAGAGATCCCCTCCCGCCCGCCAGTATGGCGAAAACCATCACGGTCTTAGTCGTGCTAGACAAATATCCGTTGGCGGCAGACGAAGATGGTCCAACCTTGACCATGAATTCAGCAGATGTGGAGCGATACAACAAAACCGTCGCCGTTGGCGGATCAAATCTCCCGGTTTACGCGGGACAGCAACTAACGCTCCGATCTGTTCTAAACGCCATTATGCTCGAGAGTGCGAATAATCTGGCGGACAGTTTAGCGATCTGGGCCTTTGGCTCAATGGTAAACTACCATACAGCCGCTACCACTTGGCTAGCTAGCCACAATTTGACTGAAACCACCATCGGTCCCGACGCCAGCGGGCTAGATCCAGCCACCACCAGCTCGACAGGTGATCTGATCAAGATCGCTCAGTTGGTCCTGAAAAACGCAGCTCTCAGCCAGATCGTGGCGCAGGCCAAAGCCACTTTTGCAGGCTCTCGGACAATGACGAATACCAACGCTCTCCTCAGTGACGGTTTCAGAGGCATCAAGACCGGCCACACCTCAGAGGCAGGCTACTGTTTGATGTTTGCCTTTGACTATACGAAAGGATCGCAAACCAAAACGATTATCGGCGTCGTCCTAGGACAGACCAGCAGCGCGGCGCGGTTCGCAGCCGCGAAGGCACTCGCGGAGTCGGCCACCAGTAACCTAGACTATACCAAGGTCGTCGCAAAAGGCGATGCCGTAGCCTACTATAATGTGCCGTGGGTTGGCAAAGTCGAGGTCGAGACCGCGAATGATATCAACGCGCTACGTTGGAAAGATGAATCAATTGCTCCTAACTTGCACCTCGATCAGATCACCGCTCCGAAACAGGCTGGCGACAAAGTTGGTACCTTGACCATCGATGATCAATCAGTCGATCTGGTGCTAGCCTCGGATATCACAGAGCCTCATTTCATCTGGAGACTAGGTCATCCTTTCGCAACCAAGTAG
- a CDS encoding M15 family metallopeptidase → MNIQRRQLSAKIVIGAIAILVIGTGLFLYTLQSGSDTTTLKTANQPTKVDKDTKPKTIQVSLPGADPIDAIVEDYNDPTSLWVVVNKDHPLTRQDYRPSNLVFLKDDSRTDKNQDERSLREVAVNDYHAMMTDAMAAGYDLMIGSGFRSYNQQKIYYTNYVAKSGEEAANKYSAKPGYSEHQTGLAADVAPRSRECYISLCFGDMAAGKWIAANSYKYGFIIRYPADKTEITKYQYEPWHIRYVGIPLATALHQSGLTLDEAYPYLQAARDELVKAGKITVQP, encoded by the coding sequence ATGAATATACAACGTCGGCAGCTCTCAGCCAAAATTGTCATTGGTGCGATAGCGATTCTCGTCATTGGTACTGGATTATTTCTATATACATTACAGTCTGGATCTGATACGACAACGCTCAAAACCGCTAACCAGCCAACCAAGGTCGATAAAGATACCAAACCTAAAACCATCCAGGTTAGCTTGCCTGGAGCTGACCCGATCGATGCCATCGTCGAAGATTACAATGATCCGACTAGCCTATGGGTCGTAGTCAACAAAGATCATCCATTGACACGACAAGATTACAGGCCGAGTAATTTAGTTTTTTTGAAAGATGATAGTCGCACCGACAAAAATCAAGACGAGCGCTCATTGCGTGAGGTGGCTGTTAATGATTATCACGCCATGATGACCGACGCCATGGCGGCAGGCTATGATCTGATGATCGGGAGCGGTTTCCGGTCCTATAACCAGCAAAAGATATACTACACCAATTATGTAGCGAAATCGGGCGAGGAGGCTGCTAATAAATATAGCGCTAAACCAGGCTACAGCGAACATCAGACTGGGCTGGCCGCCGACGTCGCGCCACGATCACGAGAATGTTACATTAGCCTCTGTTTTGGCGATATGGCAGCTGGTAAATGGATCGCAGCTAACTCTTATAAATACGGATTTATCATACGCTATCCGGCCGATAAAACCGAAATTACCAAATACCAGTACGAGCCGTGGCATATACGTTACGTCGGGATACCGCTAGCAACAGCCTTGCATCAAAGCGGATTGACGCTCGATGAGGCCTATCCTTATTTACAGGCCGCTCGCGATGAACTAGTCAAGGCCGGCAAGATCACGGTTCAACCGTAA
- a CDS encoding C39 family peptidase: MARSSTTHKTKAPPQVKTGSSAATKTETPGRTHDGRHKTPAEQHPSRHMVVRSHVTSKKPISHHRPVARTSAFAINRQSKKTNRAKAWRGWLLVTLAIAAIVVICVMTASKLLQHTGEHTSLSQPDSTASSSADKPEVIESLPREPTDLAKAQERLTSISSSLEQTNFSATTVIKLKVPLYKQTYGQSCEASALRMALAYRSVTTTDMALLNQMGYDGVVAKTVNGRLIWTDPHKQFVGDKDGDQQKLTGYGVFAEPIAAASDKNGRPAEAKDDVQIDWIVSQLYAGNPVIVWGVSIKISDTVWYTEDGATVNAPLRTHTRLVIGFKGDPSDPDGFYLNDPATGTEKYWTTVALKTDISKGIKQAVAVY, translated from the coding sequence ATGGCAAGATCATCGACTACCCATAAAACTAAAGCTCCGCCTCAGGTCAAAACAGGGAGCTCCGCAGCTACCAAGACCGAAACGCCTGGGCGTACTCATGACGGGCGACATAAAACTCCTGCCGAGCAACACCCATCGAGACATATGGTGGTGCGATCACATGTGACGTCGAAAAAACCAATCTCGCACCATCGACCAGTGGCTAGGACCAGCGCCTTTGCGATCAATCGCCAGTCGAAAAAGACTAATCGAGCCAAAGCCTGGCGCGGCTGGCTCCTGGTGACGCTAGCTATCGCGGCCATCGTTGTGATTTGCGTCATGACTGCCTCTAAACTACTCCAACATACCGGCGAGCATACCTCATTATCGCAACCCGACAGCACCGCTAGCTCCAGTGCTGACAAACCCGAGGTCATAGAGTCGCTGCCGAGAGAACCGACCGACCTAGCCAAAGCCCAGGAGCGTCTAACCTCGATCAGTTCGAGTTTGGAGCAGACGAACTTTTCCGCTACCACCGTTATTAAATTGAAAGTTCCGCTCTATAAACAGACCTATGGCCAGAGCTGTGAAGCCTCGGCCTTGCGCATGGCGCTCGCGTATCGTAGCGTGACGACAACTGATATGGCGCTCCTGAATCAGATGGGATATGACGGCGTCGTGGCAAAAACGGTCAACGGCAGGCTAATCTGGACTGACCCACACAAACAATTTGTAGGCGATAAAGACGGCGATCAACAGAAGTTAACGGGCTATGGCGTATTTGCTGAGCCGATTGCGGCAGCGTCCGATAAAAATGGTCGCCCGGCCGAGGCCAAAGACGATGTTCAGATTGACTGGATCGTTAGCCAGCTCTACGCAGGTAATCCGGTCATCGTCTGGGGCGTGTCGATCAAAATCAGCGACACCGTGTGGTATACCGAGGACGGCGCCACCGTGAACGCGCCACTGCGCACCCATACGAGGCTAGTGATTGGGTTCAAGGGCGACCCTAGCGACCCCGACGGCTTTTACCTGAACGACCCAGCTACTGGCACGGAAAAGTACTGGACAACGGTGGCGCTAAAGACCGACATTAGCAAAGGTATCAAACAAGCCGTTGCTGTGTATTAG
- a CDS encoding 50S ribosomal protein L23: protein MAERRQIMLITPRISEKSYKLSADNVYVFDVPMDANKAQVTAAVEAEYPEVTVGDVRLLVAKGKVKAVNRGKRARPTTASRKDTKKAYVTVSEGSIEIFKEAAESEAV from the coding sequence ATGGCTGAAAGGAGACAAATAATGTTAATTACTCCACGAATTTCCGAGAAAAGCTACAAGTTGTCAGCGGATAACGTCTACGTCTTTGATGTCCCAATGGACGCTAACAAAGCGCAAGTCACGGCAGCTGTCGAAGCTGAATATCCTGAGGTGACAGTCGGCGATGTTCGATTACTTGTCGCCAAAGGTAAAGTCAAGGCAGTCAACCGCGGCAAGCGCGCTCGTCCAACGACCGCATCCCGCAAAGACACCAAGAAAGCTTACGTAACAGTCTCTGAGGGCTCAATCGAGATCTTCAAAGAAGCTGCAGAAAGTGAGGCAGTATAA
- a CDS encoding C39 family peptidase yields MKVVDLMRKHKHILKHSAMGLGAVVVVALIAFLFLRTASAISFQHETVNISVNEPFTVELNQSLKAIDVDSISIEPAVKGGEWIYHPGGLLGTDTLVFEHDNPLAINTEYTVNFGDAERYLMGDTTMPSISFKTEKAPRLAKAGVATLKDGAVISADYLFVAKLESSGKGLRTLTLKTDPVIETEIVRQDDSSYTWRVKGDQLLPQGQTIRVEVYDEKNKESLLVRNLKVADEPTVQSMVKADHFGEQDQAVIEFNQPIAEQGRDKIVFDLEGSGTWESDTKYVFTPSKVEAGKTYTYHIQSGLRSTDGGILASAIDSEFKTVGAVAVTASSPTGKELSQAQQNIKFTFDQPVDHASAEGHFSISGGTVTGFSWSGNTMTATVKNLGFQQTITARVDGGVVNGGFGLPSTQAFSVSFTTEIRTRQLGVPMMRQEHAATCGLASLRMALAYYGISTSEMTILGYMNYAPRDMDVANNEWDDPREMFVGNIDGTSMYTASGVEMPLVARVARSFGKSTTERIGSSVHVNWIAEEIHAGHPVVISGTGTSKKPSYYSWTAPNGRVVTSATNGHARVVTGVKGEPSQPIGFWINDPLRGTFYWTASQLQANLRTNPYGGMAVSIY; encoded by the coding sequence ATGAAAGTGGTGGATTTGATGAGGAAACATAAACATATATTAAAGCATTCGGCTATGGGGCTTGGCGCAGTCGTTGTGGTCGCCCTAATAGCTTTCCTATTCCTCCGCACCGCCTCTGCTATTTCGTTCCAACACGAGACGGTTAATATCTCCGTTAACGAGCCATTTACGGTCGAGCTCAATCAATCGCTCAAAGCTATCGATGTTGATAGTATTTCGATCGAACCAGCGGTCAAGGGCGGTGAGTGGATTTATCATCCGGGCGGTTTGCTAGGAACCGATACTCTGGTTTTCGAACATGACAATCCTCTGGCCATTAACACCGAGTACACAGTAAATTTTGGTGATGCAGAGCGCTACCTTATGGGTGATACGACGATGCCATCAATCAGTTTTAAAACAGAGAAAGCGCCTCGTTTAGCTAAGGCCGGGGTAGCAACTCTAAAAGACGGCGCCGTAATCTCCGCGGACTATCTGTTCGTTGCCAAATTAGAATCATCTGGCAAAGGTTTGCGCACCTTGACGCTCAAAACTGATCCGGTGATCGAAACCGAGATAGTCAGGCAAGATGATTCTAGTTATACCTGGCGTGTCAAGGGAGATCAGCTATTGCCGCAGGGACAAACTATCAGAGTCGAGGTCTATGACGAGAAAAACAAGGAGTCACTACTAGTACGCAATCTCAAGGTGGCCGACGAACCAACCGTACAATCCATGGTCAAGGCCGATCATTTCGGTGAACAAGACCAGGCGGTCATAGAGTTCAATCAGCCGATAGCCGAGCAGGGCCGAGACAAGATAGTTTTTGACCTCGAAGGTAGCGGCACCTGGGAGAGCGACACGAAATATGTCTTTACTCCGTCGAAAGTTGAGGCCGGCAAGACTTATACGTATCACATACAGTCAGGGCTGAGATCGACAGATGGCGGTATTTTGGCTAGTGCCATCGACAGCGAGTTCAAAACGGTCGGTGCTGTGGCGGTCACGGCTAGCTCACCGACTGGCAAAGAATTATCGCAGGCGCAGCAGAATATCAAATTCACGTTTGATCAACCCGTCGACCATGCGTCGGCCGAAGGGCACTTTTCTATCAGCGGCGGCACGGTAACTGGCTTTAGTTGGAGTGGCAATACGATGACTGCTACTGTCAAAAATCTCGGGTTCCAACAAACGATTACTGCTCGTGTGGATGGCGGCGTTGTCAATGGCGGTTTTGGGCTACCGAGTACGCAAGCGTTTAGTGTTAGTTTCACGACCGAGATTCGCACTAGGCAACTCGGTGTTCCGATGATGCGCCAGGAACATGCCGCCACCTGCGGGCTGGCTTCACTCCGGATGGCACTCGCCTATTATGGTATCAGCACTAGTGAAATGACTATTTTGGGTTACATGAACTATGCCCCGCGCGATATGGATGTAGCGAATAACGAGTGGGATGATCCTAGAGAGATGTTCGTCGGCAACATTGATGGTACTAGTATGTATACCGCGTCCGGCGTCGAAATGCCACTTGTCGCGCGCGTTGCTCGGTCATTCGGCAAGAGTACTACCGAAAGGATCGGTAGTAGTGTTCATGTTAACTGGATAGCCGAGGAGATTCACGCTGGTCATCCAGTCGTCATCAGTGGTACTGGTACCAGTAAAAAGCCGTCCTATTATAGCTGGACCGCTCCGAATGGGCGCGTAGTAACGTCGGCGACGAATGGTCATGCCCGAGTTGTGACAGGTGTCAAAGGCGAACCGAGCCAGCCTATCGGCTTTTGGATCAATGATCCCTTGCGGGGCACATTCTATTGGACAGCCAGCCAGCTACAGGCCAATCTACGAACTAATCCCTATGGCGGCATGGCAGTTTCCATCTATTAA
- the rplB gene encoding 50S ribosomal protein L2: MAIQKLKPTTPSRRGMTSQDFDTVTTKKPVKSLVRIRKQNSGRNNQGRITSRHRGGGAKRFDRNVNFNLAPGTVATVEHIEYDPGRTARIARIRDEAGDLHYIVAPSGVRQGQKIQVSDQTNSTATPIEVGNRLSLRDIPTGATIHNIEITIGKGAQAVRSAGARAQLTAKEGDHAMVKMPSGEVRRFRLECMATIGSVGNEQHQNIKIGAAGRKRHMGIRPRVRGVAMNAVDHPHGGGDGGAHGTGKPPRTPWGQLTLGYRTRRRKSTNKMIVRSRHDAKRKR; the protein is encoded by the coding sequence ATGGCTATCCAGAAATTGAAACCGACAACGCCATCGAGGCGCGGTATGACGTCACAGGATTTTGATACGGTTACTACCAAAAAACCAGTCAAATCTCTAGTTCGCATCCGCAAACAAAATAGCGGTCGCAACAACCAGGGTCGTATTACCAGTCGTCATCGCGGTGGCGGCGCCAAGCGCTTTGATCGTAATGTGAACTTTAACCTCGCTCCCGGCACGGTAGCAACTGTTGAACACATCGAATACGATCCAGGTCGCACAGCTCGCATCGCTCGTATTCGCGACGAAGCCGGCGATCTCCATTACATCGTGGCTCCGAGTGGTGTTCGTCAAGGTCAAAAGATTCAGGTCTCAGACCAGACCAACTCTACCGCAACGCCAATTGAGGTTGGAAATCGTCTTTCATTACGTGACATTCCAACTGGTGCCACCATTCATAATATCGAGATTACCATTGGCAAAGGCGCTCAAGCGGTTCGCTCGGCTGGCGCTCGCGCTCAGTTGACAGCCAAAGAAGGTGATCACGCTATGGTAAAAATGCCATCAGGCGAAGTTCGACGCTTCCGACTAGAGTGTATGGCTACCATTGGTAGCGTTGGCAACGAGCAGCACCAAAATATCAAGATCGGTGCCGCTGGCCGCAAACGTCACATGGGCATTCGCCCACGTGTCCGCGGTGTCGCCATGAACGCTGTCGATCACCCACATGGTGGTGGTGACGGTGGTGCGCACGGTACCGGTAAACCACCACGTACTCCATGGGGTCAATTAACCCTTGGGTATCGCACTCGCCGACGCAAGTCTACTAACAAAATGATCGTAAGAAGTCGTCACGACGCAAAGAGGAAGAGGTAG
- the rpsJ gene encoding 30S ribosomal protein S10, which yields MADAAVPKIRIKLKAYDHKIIDAAAKQIVDTAIRTGANVVGPVPLPVKRSTFTVVKSPHVYKKGGEAFEMRVHKRLIDIVDAKPKTIDSLQNLSLPAGVDAEIRM from the coding sequence ATGGCAGATGCAGCCGTACCAAAAATCAGAATCAAACTAAAAGCCTATGATCACAAGATCATCGATGCCGCCGCCAAGCAGATTGTCGACACGGCAATTCGCACCGGTGCTAACGTCGTCGGCCCGGTACCTTTGCCGGTTAAACGATCGACGTTTACCGTTGTCAAAAGCCCACACGTCTACAAAAAGGGCGGTGAAGCTTTCGAAATGCGCGTTCATAAACGCCTCATCGACATCGTTGACGCTAAACCAAAGACGATCGACAGCCTACAAAACCTGTCGCTACCAGCCGGTGTTGACGCTGAAATTCGCATGTAG
- the tuf gene encoding elongation factor Tu translates to MATFDRTKPHVNVGTMGHVDHGKTTLTAAITAVLAKKLPSDVNKPVAYDQIDNAPEERQRGITIATSHNEYESPKRHYAHVDMPGHADYVKNMITGAAQVDGAILVVSAADGPMPQTREHVLLAKQVGVPKILVFLNKMDQADADLVELVEEDIRDLLAKNGFDKDAPIVKGSALKALEGDAANEDAVMELVNAMDEYFPEPVRALDKDFLMPIEDVFSIKGRGTVATGRIEQGIVKINDEVEIVGIKPTQKSVVTGIEAFKKQLDQGQAGDNAGLLLRGIERADIERGQVIAKPGSITPHTEFEAEVYILSKEEGGRHTPFAKGYKPQFYFRTTDVTGEVELPAGKEMVMPGDTVTFKVKLQAPIAMEQGLNLAIREGGRTVGAGVVTKIVK, encoded by the coding sequence ATGGCAACATTTGACCGCACCAAACCGCACGTCAACGTTGGCACTATGGGCCACGTCGACCACGGTAAAACAACTTTGACGGCTGCTATTACCGCAGTACTAGCCAAAAAGCTACCAAGCGATGTTAACAAACCAGTCGCTTATGACCAAATCGACAACGCACCAGAGGAAAGACAGCGTGGTATTACCATCGCTACTAGCCACAACGAGTACGAGTCACCAAAGCGTCATTACGCTCACGTCGATATGCCAGGTCACGCCGACTATGTCAAGAACATGATCACCGGTGCTGCTCAGGTAGACGGTGCAATCTTGGTTGTGTCTGCTGCTGACGGCCCAATGCCTCAGACTCGCGAACACGTCTTGCTCGCGAAACAAGTGGGCGTTCCAAAGATCTTGGTATTCCTAAACAAAATGGACCAGGCCGATGCCGATCTCGTCGAGCTCGTCGAAGAAGACATCCGCGATCTATTAGCTAAAAACGGCTTCGACAAAGATGCTCCAATCGTCAAGGGTTCAGCTCTCAAAGCTCTCGAAGGCGACGCTGCTAATGAAGACGCTGTTATGGAACTGGTCAACGCGATGGATGAATACTTCCCAGAGCCAGTTCGCGCACTCGACAAAGATTTCCTCATGCCTATCGAAGACGTCTTCTCGATCAAGGGTCGTGGTACTGTTGCGACCGGTCGTATCGAGCAGGGTATCGTCAAGATCAACGACGAAGTTGAAATTGTTGGTATCAAGCCTACGCAGAAATCAGTTGTGACTGGTATCGAAGCTTTCAAAAAGCAACTCGATCAGGGTCAAGCTGGCGACAACGCTGGTTTGTTGCTTCGCGGTATTGAGCGCGCTGACATTGAGCGCGGTCAGGTTATCGCGAAACCTGGTTCAATCACCCCACACACCGAATTCGAAGCCGAGGTTTACATCCTGAGCAAAGAAGAAGGTGGCCGCCATACTCCATTTGCCAAGGGCTACAAACCGCAGTTCTACTTCCGTACCACGGACGTAACTGGTGAGGTTGAATTGCCTGCTGGTAAAGAGATGGTCATGCCTGGTGACACCGTTACTTTCAAGGTCAAACTACAAGCCCCAATCGCTATGGAGCAAGGTCTCAACCTCGCTATCCGCGAAGGTGGCCGCACCGTTGGTGCTGGTGTTGTGACCAAGATTGTAAAATAA
- the rplC gene encoding 50S ribosomal protein L3 gives MKTLIGTKLGMTQILGEDGVMLPITVIQAGPCTVTQVKSVESDGYNAVQIGYGQGKNLSNAVAGHVKAAHITPKVIREVRVETLPELKVGDALTAEVFVVGDSVDVSGTSKGKGWAGTIKRHNFKRHRATHGGKGNTRKVGSIGSMYPQKIFKGKRMAGQMGGEATTVKNLTVAYIDVDKNLIGVKGAVPGPKKGIVIIGGQE, from the coding sequence GTGAAAACTCTCATCGGTACCAAACTTGGTATGACCCAGATCCTCGGCGAAGACGGGGTAATGCTTCCCATTACCGTGATCCAAGCCGGCCCTTGTACTGTGACTCAGGTGAAGTCAGTCGAAAGCGACGGCTACAACGCAGTGCAAATCGGTTACGGACAGGGTAAGAACCTGAGCAATGCCGTGGCTGGCCACGTAAAGGCAGCCCACATAACACCAAAAGTCATCCGCGAAGTTCGGGTTGAGACTCTACCAGAGCTCAAAGTCGGCGACGCACTAACAGCAGAGGTATTTGTGGTCGGCGATAGTGTCGATGTCAGCGGCACCAGCAAAGGTAAAGGCTGGGCTGGCACGATCAAGCGCCACAACTTTAAACGTCATCGTGCAACTCATGGTGGCAAAGGTAACACTCGCAAAGTCGGTTCCATCGGTTCGATGTATCCGCAGAAAATCTTTAAGGGCAAGCGCATGGCTGGTCAGATGGGCGGCGAGGCAACTACGGTCAAGAACTTGACCGTAGCCTATATCGACGTCGACAAGAACCTGATCGGTGTTAAAGGCGCTGTGCCTGGACCGAAAAAAGGCATCGTAATCATAGGAGGGCAAGAATAA
- a CDS encoding CapA family protein → MKQAFYVGKKSSKLKWIIIATVAIIVVAIGAFYVVKQKSSDNDNKDTVSSNTTNPEPDDVAKEIVIKIAMMGDMLAHDSVNAQAKTTDGYDYKPYFTAIKSLYTGSDIVFCNPETSVAGDTYGVTGYPAFNAPSAFARDLVDGAGCNVVSLASNHQNDKGQAGINQSLAVWKQQTLLAYNGMNSSADDQNKVAYFTVRGVKVAFVAFADFSNTKLSNSYGVNIYHDTALVQRLMSDARANADVVLVSAHWGTEDSSVVNADQRKTAQLLADSGATMVIGTGPHVIQPVVWLKSSDGRDVPVWYSIGNMLNSQLGIDGLTSGVAKGEIHITDGKATVKKLAFAPTFMSYEWSAADKAANRLLARHDLKLQPLGSAGAEIRSMFGSSRSAAERRTYLETALDAAKAGVTVEP, encoded by the coding sequence ATGAAACAGGCATTTTATGTTGGCAAAAAATCCAGCAAACTCAAGTGGATTATTATTGCTACTGTGGCAATAATCGTGGTTGCAATCGGGGCTTTTTATGTTGTGAAGCAAAAGTCATCGGACAATGACAACAAAGATACTGTATCCTCGAACACCACGAATCCCGAACCAGACGACGTGGCCAAGGAAATAGTTATCAAAATCGCCATGATGGGCGATATGTTAGCGCATGATTCGGTCAATGCTCAGGCGAAAACCACCGATGGTTATGACTACAAACCGTATTTTACGGCGATCAAGTCGCTCTATACTGGGTCGGACATCGTATTTTGTAACCCCGAGACTTCGGTGGCGGGCGATACATATGGTGTTACTGGCTACCCGGCGTTTAATGCGCCGAGTGCGTTCGCGCGTGATTTGGTCGACGGTGCCGGCTGTAATGTCGTCAGTCTGGCTTCGAATCACCAAAACGACAAAGGTCAAGCCGGCATCAATCAATCGCTCGCCGTCTGGAAACAGCAAACGTTACTGGCTTATAACGGCATGAATAGTTCGGCTGATGATCAGAATAAAGTTGCCTATTTCACAGTACGGGGTGTCAAAGTAGCTTTCGTAGCATTTGCCGATTTTAGCAACACCAAACTCTCGAATAGTTACGGCGTGAATATCTATCACGACACAGCGTTGGTGCAGAGATTGATGAGTGATGCTAGGGCGAATGCCGATGTCGTATTGGTGTCGGCGCATTGGGGAACTGAGGATTCGAGCGTGGTGAATGCTGATCAACGGAAGACTGCACAGCTACTCGCGGATAGTGGCGCAACTATGGTGATCGGCACTGGTCCGCATGTCATCCAGCCAGTCGTTTGGCTAAAAAGCAGCGACGGGCGTGATGTACCGGTCTGGTACTCGATCGGTAACATGCTGAACAGCCAGCTCGGCATCGACGGCTTAACGAGTGGTGTTGCCAAAGGTGAAATTCATATTACCGATGGAAAGGCAACAGTCAAAAAACTAGCATTTGCACCAACGTTTATGTCGTATGAATGGTCGGCAGCTGACAAGGCGGCGAATAGGTTGCTAGCGCGGCATGATCTAAAACTGCAGCCGCTGGGAAGCGCTGGTGCGGAGATACGATCTATGTTTGGCAGTAGTAGGTCGGCGGCGGAACGACGAACGTACCTTGAAACTGCCCTTGATGCGGCGAAGGCTGGCGTTACGGTTGAACCGTGA
- the rpsS gene encoding 30S ribosomal protein S19: MSRSLKKGPFVDAKLAKKIAALGSDDRTVIKTWARASTITPDMVGRTIAVHNGRVHVPVYVSENMVGHKLGEFAPTRKFRKHGGKK, translated from the coding sequence ATGAGTAGAAGTCTAAAGAAAGGTCCGTTCGTTGATGCCAAGCTGGCGAAAAAGATCGCAGCTCTCGGTTCTGACGATCGTACCGTCATCAAGACCTGGGCACGTGCTAGCACGATTACACCAGATATGGTTGGTCGCACTATCGCTGTTCACAACGGTCGCGTCCATGTCCCAGTCTATGTTTCTGAAAACATGGTTGGTCACAAGCTTGGTGAATTCGCGCCAACTCGCAAATTCCGCAAACACGGAGGTAAAAAGTAA
- the rplD gene encoding 50S ribosomal protein L4, with product MAETTTPKFDKAVFGVEVTNHELLKLAYESYLAEGRQVGAKTLKRGDVRGGGKKPWRQKGTGRARFGSSRNPIWRGGGVVFGPLGNENYTKKIAKNSKRVALRQALTLASQAKKVSTADLTFTGKTRDTVKSLATAKIATDRKVLLVVEDKTSEVLRATNNLSNVLVVRPTYLTVFHILNADQIVFNGKSLEATTAWLKGDK from the coding sequence ATGGCTGAAACAACGACTCCTAAATTTGATAAAGCTGTGTTTGGTGTCGAAGTCACCAATCACGAGCTACTAAAACTAGCCTACGAAAGTTATCTGGCTGAGGGTCGCCAAGTTGGCGCTAAAACGCTCAAGCGCGGTGATGTTCGGGGTGGTGGCAAAAAACCATGGCGTCAAAAAGGCACCGGTCGCGCTCGTTTCGGTTCATCTCGTAACCCAATCTGGCGTGGTGGTGGTGTCGTCTTTGGACCTCTCGGTAACGAAAACTATACCAAGAAAATCGCTAAAAATAGCAAACGTGTGGCTCTGCGTCAGGCGCTAACCCTCGCTAGCCAGGCGAAAAAAGTTTCGACTGCCGACCTAACATTTACTGGCAAGACTCGCGACACAGTCAAATCTCTAGCCACTGCAAAGATTGCGACTGATCGCAAAGTGCTCCTCGTTGTCGAGGACAAGACCTCTGAGGTGCTGCGCGCTACTAATAATTTGTCTAACGTATTAGTAGTCCGACCAACCTATTTGACGGTCTTTCATATCTTGAACGCTGATCAGATCGTATTTAACGGCAAGTCGCTCGAGGCTACCACCGCATGGCTGAAAGGAGACAAATAA